In the genome of Hyphobacterium sp. CCMP332, one region contains:
- a CDS encoding transcriptional regulator, whose protein sequence is MSLPKLDPVLHSELRLKVISILISVKEAEFTFIKGKTGATAGNLSVQINKLKEAGYIKVKKGFANNYPRTDCKITTKGHNAFEEYVANIKKIIEDTSESG, encoded by the coding sequence ATGAGTCTTCCAAAACTAGACCCTGTATTACACTCAGAACTAAGGCTTAAGGTAATTTCAATTCTGATTTCTGTTAAAGAAGCAGAGTTCACTTTTATCAAAGGTAAAACCGGGGCCACCGCCGGCAACCTAAGCGTCCAAATAAACAAATTGAAAGAGGCCGGATACATTAAAGTAAAAAAAGGCTTTGCCAATAACTACCCGAGAACCGATTGTAAAATCACCACAAAAGGGCATAATGCTTTTGAAGAATATGTAGCAAACATTAAAAAGATCATTGAAGATACTAGCGAGTCAGGATAA
- the pulA gene encoding type I pullulanase gives MYQNKHSSMPLVLLLAISMIINASVVYAKSPEYGLNFNNDKIHAAVWSPDAEVIYINVYRDCESQSSLFSKALIKLPYGNWSVSLDDSLIGYTYSFSIQRNGQNSREVVDPFVKSTCANGNRGTFLRTDAIIPEGWEKDKFIERKKYDPLILYELHVRDFSIDPKSGMSNKGKYLAFSEKYSNNAMGKPSGINYIKDLGVTHLHLLPVFDFASIDELSDKPKYNWGYDPQNFFVPEGSYSSIPNNPKSRILEFKEMVKSIHESGLGVIMDVVYNHTYYLENSNYQVWAPGYYYRQNEDGTYSNASACGNELATEREKVRELIIESLKFWMNEYHIDGFRFDLMGIMDIPGMKLITEELEKINPGVVLYGEGWLAGSSPLADSLRAMKANMKKIPGISAFSDEIRDGLKGHWSEEKDKGFVSGKPGMKASVKFGIAGASEHPQIDYSKVNNSDFAWAENPWQCINYVSCHDNHTLIDKLKISAGNYDEALLKKMHLLAQSVVLSAQGIPFLHAGTEFFRTKYGDHNSFESPDSINMIDWSLVSENQESIDYLKALIQFRKTNDAFWSVSKNEVNRKLKFLDGDDSELIVFSLKSDDDERGFNEALFLFAGVGTEESFILPDGQWSLQFTGFAKAENKMLEGKITIQGPEAIILTR, from the coding sequence ATGTATCAGAATAAACATTCATCTATGCCATTGGTTTTGTTGCTGGCGATTTCAATGATAATTAATGCATCAGTTGTGTATGCAAAAAGTCCGGAATATGGCCTGAATTTTAACAATGATAAAATTCATGCGGCTGTATGGTCTCCTGATGCAGAGGTTATATATATCAATGTGTATAGAGATTGTGAAAGTCAAAGCTCGCTGTTTTCCAAAGCGCTTATAAAACTTCCTTATGGGAATTGGTCCGTTTCGCTTGACGATAGCCTGATAGGCTACACCTATTCATTTTCGATTCAAAGAAATGGTCAGAATTCACGAGAAGTAGTGGACCCATTCGTAAAAAGTACCTGTGCCAATGGCAATCGCGGTACTTTTTTAAGAACCGATGCTATCATTCCGGAAGGATGGGAAAAAGACAAGTTTATTGAGCGAAAGAAATACGACCCGCTAATCTTATATGAATTGCATGTTCGCGATTTTTCTATTGACCCAAAATCTGGCATGTCAAATAAAGGTAAATATCTCGCCTTCAGTGAAAAATACAGCAATAATGCAATGGGCAAACCAAGCGGTATAAATTATATTAAAGATTTGGGTGTTACTCACCTTCATTTACTTCCCGTATTTGATTTTGCAAGCATCGATGAGCTTTCTGACAAGCCAAAATACAATTGGGGCTATGACCCTCAGAATTTTTTTGTGCCCGAAGGAAGCTATTCATCGATTCCAAATAACCCGAAATCCAGAATATTAGAGTTTAAAGAAATGGTTAAGTCTATTCATGAAAGTGGATTGGGCGTAATAATGGATGTTGTTTATAATCACACTTATTATTTAGAAAATTCAAATTATCAGGTCTGGGCGCCAGGATATTACTACAGACAAAACGAAGATGGTACATATTCAAATGCTTCCGCCTGCGGAAATGAACTGGCAACAGAAAGAGAAAAAGTAAGAGAACTAATTATTGAATCCTTAAAGTTTTGGATGAATGAATACCATATAGATGGCTTTCGTTTTGATTTAATGGGCATAATGGATATTCCAGGAATGAAATTAATCACAGAAGAACTTGAAAAAATAAATCCCGGTGTTGTGCTATACGGGGAAGGCTGGTTAGCAGGATCCAGCCCTTTAGCGGATTCGCTCAGAGCAATGAAAGCCAATATGAAAAAGATTCCCGGTATTTCTGCATTCAGTGATGAAATTCGAGATGGATTAAAGGGGCATTGGTCCGAAGAGAAGGATAAAGGCTTCGTTTCCGGTAAGCCAGGAATGAAAGCTAGTGTTAAGTTTGGCATTGCCGGCGCCAGCGAACACCCTCAAATTGATTACTCAAAAGTAAATAATTCGGATTTTGCCTGGGCAGAGAACCCATGGCAGTGTATCAATTACGTATCCTGTCACGACAATCACACACTTATTGATAAACTAAAAATCTCTGCCGGTAATTACGATGAAGCACTTTTAAAAAAAATGCATCTTCTGGCGCAAAGTGTGGTGCTCAGCGCACAGGGAATTCCCTTTCTTCATGCAGGCACTGAGTTTTTTAGGACCAAATACGGAGATCACAATAGTTTTGAGTCGCCCGATAGTATTAATATGATCGATTGGTCTTTAGTTTCTGAGAATCAGGAGTCGATTGATTATTTAAAAGCACTTATTCAATTTCGAAAAACGAATGATGCTTTTTGGTCAGTTTCAAAAAACGAAGTCAATAGAAAACTTAAATTTCTTGATGGTGATGATTCAGAATTGATTGTTTTTTCATTAAAATCTGATGATGATGAAAGGGGATTTAATGAGGCTTTGTTTCTTTTTGCTGGTGTTGGAACAGAAGAGAGTTTTATTTTGCCCGATGGCCAATGGTCATTACAGTTTACAGGGTTTGCAAAAGCTGAAAATAAAATGCTTGAGGGAAAAATTACCATTCAAGGACCCGAAGCTATTATCCTGACTCGCTAG
- a CDS encoding aminoacyl-histidine dipeptidase yields the protein MNEEIRSLEPKPLWNYFSDLNAVPRPSKKEERVIKFMKSFGESLGLKTIVDDIGNVIIKKPASSGMEDRQTVVLQSHLDMVHQKNADTDFEFEKEGIKMLVEDDWVKAKGTTLGADNGIGVASIMALLASKDIQHPAIEALFTIDEETGMTGAQELKPGYLDGKLLLNLDTEDDRELTIGCAGGIDISVSGGYQSVGLGSNYSYFSLTVKGLTGGHSGMDIHLGRGNANKIMNRILMECTGKHDLKVCEVDGGGLRNAIPRESKAIIAIENSNHDAFEKDLEALKKIIKNENKVTDPSLDILLNKISNEHKALNEEFQFKILRSIGACPNGIFRMSPNIPGLVQTSNNLARVLIKDNSYSILCLTRSAVDSEKMELAYNIKGAFELAGANVSLDGSYPGWAPNPNSKIVDVMADLYRKMHNEEPDVNACHAGLECGIIGSHYPEMDMVSFGPNIRGAHSPDEKVQISSVQKFWEYLLETLKLVPKK from the coding sequence ATGAACGAAGAAATTAGAAGTCTTGAACCTAAGCCATTGTGGAATTATTTCTCTGATTTAAATGCTGTTCCCAGGCCATCAAAAAAAGAAGAAAGAGTAATTAAGTTTATGAAGTCTTTTGGAGAAAGCCTTGGCTTAAAAACAATAGTCGACGATATAGGAAATGTCATAATCAAAAAACCCGCTTCATCCGGTATGGAAGACCGGCAAACTGTTGTTCTACAAAGTCACCTCGACATGGTCCATCAAAAAAATGCGGATACGGACTTTGAATTTGAAAAAGAAGGTATAAAAATGTTGGTTGAAGATGACTGGGTAAAAGCAAAAGGCACAACCCTTGGTGCAGATAATGGCATCGGTGTTGCGTCAATTATGGCATTGCTCGCATCAAAAGACATACAGCACCCTGCAATTGAAGCACTTTTTACTATCGATGAAGAAACAGGAATGACTGGTGCTCAGGAATTAAAACCCGGCTATCTCGATGGCAAATTGCTTTTAAATCTGGATACAGAAGATGACAGGGAATTAACAATTGGCTGTGCTGGAGGAATTGATATCAGCGTTTCTGGCGGTTATCAAAGTGTCGGTTTAGGCTCAAACTATTCATACTTTTCCTTAACTGTTAAAGGTTTAACCGGTGGACATTCCGGAATGGACATTCATTTGGGCAGAGGCAATGCCAACAAAATTATGAACCGCATTTTAATGGAGTGTACTGGCAAACACGATCTAAAAGTTTGCGAAGTAGATGGTGGCGGTCTTCGAAATGCTATTCCGCGTGAATCAAAGGCTATTATTGCAATAGAGAACTCAAATCATGATGCATTTGAAAAAGACCTTGAAGCTTTAAAGAAAATTATCAAAAATGAAAATAAGGTAACTGATCCCTCTTTGGATATTTTACTTAACAAGATCTCCAATGAACATAAAGCATTAAACGAAGAGTTTCAATTTAAAATTTTAAGAAGTATTGGCGCTTGCCCCAATGGAATTTTCAGAATGAGTCCAAACATACCCGGTCTTGTTCAGACATCGAATAATCTGGCCAGAGTATTAATAAAAGATAATTCATATTCAATACTTTGTCTGACCAGAAGTGCTGTAGATTCTGAGAAAATGGAGCTGGCCTATAATATCAAAGGCGCATTTGAATTAGCCGGTGCCAATGTGAGCCTGGATGGATCATACCCCGGTTGGGCGCCCAATCCCAATTCTAAAATTGTGGATGTTATGGCCGACCTATATCGAAAAATGCACAATGAAGAGCCTGATGTAAATGCATGCCATGCAGGCCTGGAATGCGGTATTATTGGATCACATTATCCAGAAATGGACATGGTTTCCTTTGGCCCAAACATTCGCGGCGCACATTCCCCGGATGAAAAAGTTCAGATCAGCTCTGTTCAAAAGTTTTGGGAGTATTTGCTTGAGACATTGAAGCTCGTTCCAAAAAAATAA
- a CDS encoding multicopper oxidase domain-containing protein, which yields MRYLLTILLFTTVFSAAQTQSIVQYDFESRMDGISLLWTGDTLNFWGFRDLNDTTTTEAILPGPTIYCNVGDSVIINMTNPSFEAHTIHLHGLDVDQANDGVPSTSFFIQPNQTGTYSFRATQSGNYLYHCHVGTVLHLQLGMYGAVIVRLANNIKEVYPGGPTYDRDFEWLNIEVDKSWHDDYTSIGAFTSYEPDYFHVNGKSKQDIKADSSTSIYNAYVGEKILLRLMNVGYGINQYLFPQGITTSQITSDGRALPNVIINDTLRIFPGERYGVLFEATQILNDSIEIQYLSMYQDKIWGKEYVPIVVNRLSPLEIEKEQINYFYPNPFAEVLNYQGEIGGGTVEIFDLNGKRLLKKEVSREEIINLEDLTSGIYIIKLFENGKEPVLRKLVKK from the coding sequence ATGAGGTATCTATTAACTATATTGCTTTTCACAACAGTATTCAGTGCTGCTCAAACTCAAAGTATCGTTCAATATGATTTTGAATCACGCATGGACGGCATTTCACTTCTTTGGACTGGAGACACCCTGAATTTTTGGGGTTTTAGAGACCTAAATGATACTACCACAACAGAAGCAATTCTTCCCGGCCCCACAATCTATTGTAACGTGGGCGATTCGGTCATTATTAACATGACTAATCCAAGTTTTGAAGCACACACAATTCATTTACACGGCTTGGACGTAGATCAGGCTAATGACGGGGTTCCATCTACTTCATTTTTTATACAACCGAACCAAACAGGGACCTATTCTTTCAGAGCGACGCAATCGGGCAATTATTTATATCACTGTCATGTAGGAACCGTATTGCATTTACAACTTGGCATGTACGGAGCAGTAATAGTGAGATTGGCAAATAATATTAAAGAGGTTTATCCGGGAGGCCCAACATATGATCGCGATTTTGAATGGCTAAATATTGAAGTTGATAAATCCTGGCACGACGACTATACTTCTATCGGTGCTTTTACAAGTTATGAACCGGATTACTTCCATGTTAATGGCAAATCGAAACAGGACATAAAGGCAGATTCTTCAACTTCAATTTACAATGCTTATGTAGGAGAAAAAATCCTTCTTAGATTGATGAACGTTGGTTATGGAATTAACCAATACCTATTTCCTCAGGGAATCACAACTTCCCAAATTACTTCTGATGGTAGAGCGTTGCCTAATGTTATAATCAACGACACTCTTAGGATTTTCCCTGGTGAGCGCTACGGCGTTCTTTTCGAAGCCACTCAAATACTAAACGATAGTATCGAAATACAGTATTTATCTATGTATCAGGATAAGATCTGGGGAAAAGAGTATGTGCCAATAGTGGTAAACCGTTTATCTCCATTGGAAATTGAAAAAGAGCAGATAAACTATTTTTACCCTAACCCTTTTGCTGAGGTATTAAACTATCAGGGTGAAATAGGAGGAGGCACAGTTGAAATTTTCGACCTGAACGGCAAACGCCTACTTAAAAAGGAGGTCTCGAGAGAAGAAATTATTAATCTTGAAGACCTGACAAGTGGCATTTACATTATAAAACTATTTGAAAATGGAAAAGAGCCAGTACTTAGAAAGCTGGTAAAAAAATAA
- a CDS encoding multicopper oxidase domain-containing protein: protein MSKRYWYLLVFTLLLFKAEAEVKSSKLYINRGEISFHPLGFNAFSFLAFNSSDTFSPKNDFIELLPEDTLELTILNQDTAQHNIVIDGLSLSTGIIQAFDSVVLSIQSDTNRIITFFDSQEKHRLLGLKSFIKVWDDPTNYFIWNLNELQSDFNLAIGNGLGVDIDSFNPDYFTINDQTHPKISQDSLAKVVGNVGDTIYIFVINSGFMYHAIHFHGYHVDILQSSKSPELVGRKKDSIPIKSAEYQVYLLIPHQEGKYPVHDHNLVATTGGGNYPNGMMVMMDIDP from the coding sequence ATGTCAAAGAGGTATTGGTATTTATTGGTATTTACCTTGCTTTTATTTAAAGCTGAGGCCGAAGTTAAAAGCAGCAAATTATATATAAACCGAGGTGAAATCTCCTTTCACCCTTTGGGTTTTAACGCATTCTCTTTTCTGGCATTTAATAGCTCGGACACCTTTTCTCCCAAAAACGATTTCATAGAATTATTGCCCGAAGACACACTTGAACTCACAATTCTGAACCAGGATACTGCTCAACACAATATTGTTATTGATGGATTATCTCTAAGTACCGGAATTATTCAAGCATTCGATTCAGTGGTACTCAGCATACAGTCTGACACAAATAGGATAATTACTTTTTTTGATAGTCAGGAAAAACACCGGCTTCTTGGCCTCAAATCATTCATTAAGGTGTGGGATGATCCTACAAATTATTTTATCTGGAATCTCAATGAATTGCAAAGCGACTTCAACCTTGCAATTGGGAATGGGCTAGGTGTCGATATCGACAGTTTTAATCCTGATTATTTCACTATAAATGATCAGACACATCCAAAAATCTCACAGGATAGTTTAGCAAAAGTCGTAGGCAATGTAGGAGACACAATTTATATTTTTGTAATTAATTCCGGCTTTATGTACCATGCAATTCATTTTCATGGTTATCATGTGGACATTTTGCAATCAAGTAAAAGCCCTGAATTGGTAGGACGAAAGAAAGATTCCATTCCGATAAAATCTGCCGAATATCAGGTCTATTTATTAATACCACACCAGGAAGGTAAATACCCGGTTCACGATCACAATCTGGTAGCTACTACAGGCGGAGGGAATTATCCAAATGGCATGATGGTGATGATGGATATAGACCCATGA
- the trmD gene encoding tRNA (guanosine(37)-N1)-methyltransferase TrmD, translated as MRIDIITCLPTILDSYFNQSIIKRAREKNHVDLQVHDLRVYSNDKHKKVDDYAYGFGAGMVLQIQPIDDCISSLKSKRNYDAVIYLSPDGSVFNQGLANEWSTKFKNIILLCGHYKGVDERVREHLVDFEISIGDYVLSGGELAAAVVSDALIRLIPGVLNDETSALSDSFQDDLIAPPVYSRPAEYKSWKVPEVLKSGNQKKVEEWNLNMALQRTKERRPELYQKIINHKDK; from the coding sequence ATGCGAATTGATATAATCACATGCTTGCCAACCATACTTGATAGTTATTTCAACCAGTCTATCATTAAAAGAGCCAGAGAGAAAAACCATGTTGATCTACAGGTTCATGACTTGCGTGTCTATAGCAATGATAAACACAAAAAAGTAGATGATTATGCTTATGGTTTTGGTGCGGGAATGGTGCTGCAAATCCAACCGATTGACGATTGCATTTCTAGTTTAAAATCAAAACGCAATTATGATGCAGTGATATATTTATCTCCTGATGGGAGCGTATTTAATCAGGGATTGGCCAATGAATGGTCGACAAAATTTAAAAATATAATATTGCTTTGTGGTCATTATAAAGGTGTAGATGAGCGGGTAAGAGAACACCTAGTTGATTTTGAAATAAGCATAGGTGATTATGTGCTATCCGGAGGAGAGTTGGCTGCTGCTGTTGTTTCCGATGCCCTGATTCGCCTCATTCCCGGTGTTCTTAACGATGAAACTTCGGCATTGAGTGATTCTTTTCAAGATGATCTTATTGCGCCCCCGGTATATTCCAGACCAGCAGAATACAAAAGTTGGAAAGTCCCTGAAGTTCTAAAATCCGGCAATCAAAAAAAGGTTGAGGAATGGAATTTGAATATGGCACTGCAAAGAACCAAAGAAAGAAGACCCGAATTATATCAAAAAATAATAAATCATAAGGATAAATAG
- a CDS encoding pirin family protein, whose protein sequence is MHIEIHKSESRGHANHGWLDTHHSFSFAHYYNPDKIGFGLLRVLNDDVVAAGAGFGTHPHNNMEIVSIPLKGALAHRDSTGTEGIINTGDVQIMSAGRGITHSEYNASKSENVNFLQIWVLPKDKNIEPRHDQKKFSINERVNKWQTVVAPDNDDALWINQDAWFSLGHFEKGNSANYTIHNRGNGVYILVIEGEVKINEAILSKRDAAAIADCEEIGVQLLQDSELLIIEIPMN, encoded by the coding sequence ATGCATATAGAAATACACAAATCAGAAAGCAGGGGGCATGCCAATCACGGATGGTTGGATACTCATCACAGCTTTAGTTTTGCACATTATTACAATCCTGATAAAATAGGCTTTGGCTTGTTGAGGGTTTTAAATGACGATGTGGTTGCTGCCGGGGCAGGTTTTGGAACCCATCCTCATAATAATATGGAAATAGTATCCATACCCCTAAAAGGTGCACTTGCTCACCGTGACAGTACGGGCACTGAGGGAATTATCAATACAGGAGATGTTCAAATTATGTCAGCAGGTAGGGGAATTACCCACTCTGAGTACAATGCCTCCAAAAGTGAAAATGTCAATTTTTTACAAATTTGGGTGCTTCCGAAAGATAAAAATATTGAACCGCGACATGACCAAAAGAAATTTTCGATAAATGAAAGAGTAAACAAATGGCAAACAGTTGTGGCACCGGATAATGATGATGCTTTATGGATAAATCAGGATGCATGGTTTTCCCTGGGACATTTTGAAAAAGGAAATTCAGCGAACTATACCATACATAATAGAGGAAATGGCGTTTATATATTAGTTATTGAAGGTGAAGTCAAGATTAACGAAGCCATATTATCTAAAAGAGATGCTGCAGCAATCGCCGATTGTGAAGAAATCGGGGTTCAGCTTTTGCAAGACTCCGAGCTATTGATAATTGAAATTCCAATGAATTAA
- a CDS encoding nitroreductase family protein, giving the protein MNKKMKIKEDLNFELLDEIASRWSGRAFAAKKLEKDTILQVLEAARWAPSSYNEQPWAFIVGLKGSKNFELILESLSSGNSSWAKNAGALILTLSITELERNGKFNKFAQYDLGQSVAFLSLEAERLGLNVHQMGGFDVDKVGESFKIKSPYQVMSVLAIGFRGDPEILDEALKQKELSQQRRKRLEKKVFFEEFNQ; this is encoded by the coding sequence ATGAATAAAAAGATGAAGATTAAAGAGGATTTAAATTTTGAACTATTAGATGAAATAGCCAGCAGGTGGAGCGGAAGAGCCTTTGCAGCTAAAAAACTTGAGAAAGATACTATTCTTCAAGTACTAGAAGCGGCACGTTGGGCACCATCAAGTTACAATGAACAGCCATGGGCATTTATTGTAGGCTTAAAAGGGAGTAAAAATTTTGAATTGATATTGGAGTCTTTGAGCAGTGGAAATTCTTCCTGGGCAAAAAATGCAGGCGCTTTGATATTGACACTTTCAATTACAGAACTTGAACGCAACGGCAAGTTCAATAAATTTGCTCAATATGATTTGGGGCAATCGGTGGCATTTTTATCACTTGAAGCAGAGAGGTTGGGATTAAATGTTCATCAAATGGGGGGATTTGACGTTGATAAAGTAGGCGAATCATTCAAAATCAAGAGCCCATATCAGGTAATGAGCGTTCTTGCAATCGGATTTCGTGGAGATCCTGAAATCTTGGATGAGGCTTTGAAACAAAAGGAGCTTTCACAGCAAAGAAGGAAGAGGCTTGAAAAGAAAGTATTTTTTGAAGAATTTAATCAATAA
- a CDS encoding DUF481 domain-containing protein, with the protein MKRLLFLSLFAILFNGQNKIIAQIIVVEARQLTDTASGFSGNVDLNFNFNSNTTKSLSGGIGSEMYYSWKKNRLISINKYNALLNIDDAENAAVNQGYQHLRYTYDFNYKYTGALFSQIQTNPVLRIQQRFLLGGGPRFNVQPYGVNSLMFGTMLMYEYEKELDTAIVHSDVRASIYLFYKIKLGKNLSANSVTYYQPRVDQLNDFRISTSIDFSVSINDKINWMLLSNLLYDSFPVSDPGIPNLTYSIQNALNFRF; encoded by the coding sequence TTGAAACGACTACTTTTTTTAAGTCTTTTTGCCATTTTGTTTAACGGTCAAAATAAAATAATAGCGCAAATTATTGTAGTAGAAGCGCGACAACTCACAGATACTGCCAGCGGTTTTAGTGGCAATGTGGATTTAAATTTTAATTTCAATTCAAACACCACAAAATCACTTTCCGGGGGTATTGGGTCAGAAATGTATTACTCCTGGAAAAAAAACCGGCTTATTTCAATAAATAAATACAACGCTCTTTTGAATATTGATGATGCTGAGAACGCAGCAGTTAATCAGGGGTATCAACACCTTAGATATACTTATGACTTTAATTACAAATATACAGGAGCCCTTTTCTCCCAAATTCAAACCAACCCTGTTTTAAGAATACAACAAAGGTTTCTGCTGGGTGGAGGGCCTAGGTTTAATGTTCAGCCCTACGGTGTAAATTCTCTTATGTTTGGGACCATGCTCATGTACGAATATGAAAAAGAACTGGATACAGCAATAGTTCACAGTGATGTCAGGGCGAGCATCTATCTATTCTATAAAATAAAACTAGGTAAAAATCTAAGCGCCAATTCTGTTACTTATTATCAGCCCAGAGTAGATCAATTAAACGATTTTCGTATTTCAACGAGTATAGATTTCAGTGTTTCAATTAATGATAAAATAAACTGGATGTTACTATCAAACCTTCTTTATGATTCTTTTCCTGTATCCGACCCCGGTATTCCAAACCTTACTTATAGCATTCAAAATGCCTTGAATTTTAGATTCTAA
- the rimM gene encoding 16S rRNA processing protein RimM yields MDSDQFFKIGHISRVHGNDGKVYIKLDVDQPEHYEEMESVFLDLENKPVPFFIEYIRQTPNGPLIKFEDIHDRDEAQRFVGASLLLPIDELPDLDNGRFYFHELIGAQLLDRKEGALGTIQLIYDQTSQILLGVDKNGAEILVPLVDEFEPYFQRKKNVLEMNLPEGLSNINASITDAN; encoded by the coding sequence ATGGATAGCGACCAATTTTTTAAAATCGGTCATATCTCCAGAGTTCACGGAAATGACGGTAAGGTATACATTAAACTGGATGTAGATCAACCCGAGCATTATGAAGAAATGGAATCGGTTTTTCTCGACCTGGAGAATAAGCCGGTTCCTTTTTTTATTGAATATATTAGACAGACCCCCAATGGGCCATTAATCAAATTTGAAGATATTCATGACCGTGATGAAGCGCAGCGTTTTGTCGGGGCATCTCTTCTATTACCTATAGATGAACTTCCGGATCTCGACAATGGCCGTTTTTATTTCCACGAACTAATTGGAGCCCAATTGCTTGACAGAAAAGAGGGTGCATTAGGAACTATCCAGTTGATTTATGATCAGACCAGCCAGATTCTTTTAGGTGTCGACAAGAACGGGGCGGAAATACTTGTTCCGCTTGTTGATGAATTTGAGCCCTACTTTCAAAGAAAAAAGAATGTCCTGGAAATGAACTTGCCGGAAGGATTGAGTAATATTAATGCCTCGATAACAGATGCGAATTGA
- the rplS gene encoding 50S ribosomal protein L19, with the protein MNEIIKLVEKELTPDTRENFPKFSAGDTINVHVKIKEGNKERIQQFKGTVIQRKGEGSNSETFTVRKVSNGVGVERIFPVLSPAIDKIELVRKGKVRKSRIYYMRGRAGKAARIREKRG; encoded by the coding sequence ATGAACGAAATAATAAAACTTGTAGAGAAAGAATTAACACCTGATACCAGGGAGAATTTCCCAAAATTTTCAGCCGGTGATACTATCAATGTTCACGTGAAAATTAAAGAGGGAAACAAGGAAAGAATTCAGCAATTCAAAGGAACTGTAATTCAAAGAAAAGGCGAAGGCAGCAATAGCGAAACTTTTACTGTTAGAAAAGTGTCAAATGGTGTTGGAGTAGAAAGAATTTTTCCTGTTTTGTCACCGGCAATTGATAAAATTGAATTGGTAAGAAAAGGAAAAGTAAGAAAATCCAGAATTTACTACATGAGAGGAAGAGCAGGTAAGGCGGCACGAATTAGAGAGAAAAGAGGATAA
- a CDS encoding 30S ribosomal protein S16, which yields MAVKIRLKRRGRKKLAMFDVVVADSRSPRDGKFIERIGTYNPNTNPATIELNEDKAFDWVMKGAQPTDTVRAMLSYRGILLKKHLQIGVLKGAISQEDADKKFDTWLKQKEKAIENKRTGLAEAEEKMRKDRIAAEKKVNEARAEALRKKKEEAVEALKEEISEEAEESELSEEAEEAVAQTEAPTEAEQEKAEEKVSEEVKAEAPAEEEKEETKAEAAVEEKKEETEAPKEEKKEEVKAEAPAEEKKEEAQEDKKD from the coding sequence ATGGCAGTAAAAATTAGACTGAAAAGAAGAGGCCGTAAAAAATTGGCCATGTTTGATGTAGTAGTCGCCGACTCCCGCTCTCCAAGGGATGGAAAATTTATCGAAAGAATAGGCACCTACAATCCCAATACCAACCCCGCAACTATAGAACTCAACGAAGACAAAGCATTTGACTGGGTCATGAAAGGTGCACAACCTACAGATACAGTTAGAGCTATGTTGTCTTATAGGGGTATTCTGTTGAAAAAGCATTTGCAAATCGGTGTGTTAAAAGGCGCAATTTCTCAGGAAGATGCTGATAAAAAGTTTGATACCTGGTTGAAACAGAAAGAAAAAGCCATTGAGAATAAGAGAACAGGCCTTGCAGAAGCAGAAGAGAAAATGCGAAAAGACAGAATCGCTGCAGAGAAAAAAGTTAATGAAGCTCGTGCTGAAGCTTTAAGGAAGAAAAAAGAAGAAGCTGTAGAAGCACTTAAAGAAGAGATTTCTGAAGAGGCGGAAGAAAGTGAATTGTCAGAAGAGGCGGAAGAAGCGGTTGCACAAACTGAAGCCCCCACTGAAGCAGAACAGGAAAAAGCTGAGGAGAAAGTAAGTGAAGAGGTTAAAGCTGAAGCCCCTGCAGAAGAGGAAAAAGAAGAAACTAAAGCTGAAGCAGCAGTAGAAGAAAAGAAAGAAGAGACTGAAGCTCCGAAAGAGGAGAAGAAAGAGGAAGTTAAGGCTGAAGCTCCTGCAGAAGAGAAAAAAGAAGAAGCTCAAGAAGATAAAAAGGACTAA